In one window of Tenacibaculum mesophilum DNA:
- a CDS encoding YggS family pyridoxal phosphate-dependent enzyme, translated as MDTIQNNLSIIHQRIQFACKKANRNPEDVRLLLATKTVDTDKINFALEQGENLVGENKVQELKQKCNAIKHLQPEVHFIGHLQSNKIKEVIKWASCIESIDRLSVAQKLHQRLTFEEKEIDVYIQVNTSFEESKFGAKPEETIELVKKISEFKNIHIKGLMTIGLLSSESDEVRKCFQLLKQLQEEIKALQIPNVEMNELSMGMSGDLEIAIEEGATIVRVGTAIFGERIYPDSYYWNETKSNT; from the coding sequence ATGGATACTATTCAAAACAACCTTAGCATTATTCATCAAAGAATACAATTTGCTTGTAAGAAAGCTAATAGAAACCCAGAAGATGTTCGTTTATTGTTAGCTACTAAAACGGTAGATACAGATAAAATAAACTTTGCTTTAGAACAAGGAGAAAACCTAGTTGGTGAAAACAAAGTACAAGAGCTAAAACAAAAATGTAATGCAATAAAACACCTGCAACCTGAAGTTCATTTTATAGGTCATTTACAAAGTAACAAGATTAAAGAAGTTATAAAATGGGCTAGTTGTATTGAATCTATCGATCGCTTATCTGTCGCTCAAAAATTGCATCAACGCTTAACTTTTGAGGAAAAAGAAATTGATGTATACATACAAGTAAACACGTCTTTTGAAGAAAGTAAGTTTGGAGCTAAACCAGAGGAAACTATTGAATTAGTAAAAAAGATATCTGAATTCAAAAATATTCATATAAAAGGATTAATGACCATTGGTTTGCTGAGCTCGGAATCAGATGAAGTTCGAAAATGTTTCCAACTTTTAAAGCAACTTCAAGAAGAAATCAAAGCACTACAAATTCCTAATGTAGAAATGAATGAACTCTCTATGGGAATGAGTGGTGATTTAGAAATTGCTATAGAAGAGGGCGCTACTATTGTACGTGTTGGAACAGCTATTTTTGGAGAACGAATATACCCTGACAGCTATTACTGGAACGAAACAAAAAGTAACACTTAG
- a CDS encoding ABC transporter substrate-binding protein, translating into MQIKPTIKINVKRNKLVVLIALLFLFSCTKKKSKYTNNQVFRYNEHSNITSLDPAFAKDQRNIWGVNQLYNGLVELDDSLQVQPSIAKNWTVSEDGKTYQFELRNDVLFHKHELFGKDSTRNVIAQDFEYSFNRLLDKNVASPGGWVLQNVEKFKAENDSVFTINLKQPFPPFLGLLAMKYCSVVPKEAIDYFGNEFRANPIGTGPFHFKLWVENTKLVLRKNPLYFEKDENGKQLPYLESVAVTFLPDKQSEFLQFIQGNIDFMKSLDASYKDDILNTDGTLKEKYASTINMQTGAYLNTEYLGIYLDGEEKHPTKSKLIRQAINYGFDREKMIKFLRNGIGSPATSGFIPKGLPSFNNQQGYSYKPEEAKRLVAQYKEETGDENPQIAITTNSNYLDLCEFIQRELQKIGVATKVDVIPPSTLRQGKANGKLPIFRASWIADYPDAENYVSLFYSKNFTPNGPNYTHFKNDFFDTLYEQSIKEVAIKRRYKLYQKMDSIIIAEAPIVPLYYDEVIRFTQNNVTGLGINPIDLLNLKRVQKN; encoded by the coding sequence TTGCAGATAAAACCTACTATAAAAATAAACGTAAAAAGAAATAAATTAGTTGTATTAATAGCCTTATTGTTTCTTTTTTCTTGTACTAAAAAGAAATCAAAATATACAAACAATCAGGTTTTTCGTTATAATGAGCACTCAAATATTACTTCATTAGATCCTGCTTTTGCAAAAGATCAGCGAAATATTTGGGGAGTCAACCAACTATATAACGGATTGGTAGAATTAGATGATAGTTTACAAGTACAACCTTCGATAGCAAAAAACTGGACAGTTTCTGAAGATGGAAAAACCTATCAGTTTGAGTTAAGAAATGACGTGTTATTTCATAAGCATGAATTATTTGGAAAAGATTCTACGAGAAATGTAATAGCCCAAGACTTTGAATATTCTTTTAATAGATTACTTGATAAGAATGTAGCGTCTCCAGGAGGTTGGGTATTACAAAATGTAGAAAAATTCAAAGCAGAGAACGATTCTGTTTTTACCATCAATTTAAAGCAACCTTTTCCACCTTTTTTAGGGCTGCTGGCTATGAAATATTGCTCGGTTGTACCAAAAGAAGCTATTGATTATTTTGGGAATGAGTTTAGAGCAAATCCGATTGGAACAGGACCTTTTCATTTTAAACTTTGGGTTGAAAATACTAAGTTGGTATTGAGAAAAAATCCACTCTATTTTGAAAAGGATGAAAATGGAAAACAACTTCCGTATTTAGAGTCGGTTGCTGTTACTTTTTTACCAGACAAACAAAGTGAGTTTTTACAGTTTATCCAAGGAAATATTGACTTTATGAAGAGTTTGGACGCTTCGTATAAAGATGATATTCTAAACACTGATGGAACTTTAAAAGAGAAATATGCTTCTACAATCAATATGCAAACAGGAGCGTATTTAAACACAGAATATTTAGGAATTTACTTAGATGGAGAAGAGAAACATCCAACAAAATCAAAATTGATACGACAAGCCATCAATTATGGTTTTGATAGGGAGAAGATGATTAAGTTCTTAAGAAACGGAATTGGGAGTCCTGCTACAAGTGGATTCATCCCGAAAGGATTGCCTTCATTCAATAACCAACAAGGATATTCATACAAACCTGAAGAAGCGAAGAGGTTAGTAGCACAATACAAAGAAGAGACAGGAGATGAGAATCCACAAATAGCCATTACAACGAACAGCAATTATTTAGATTTGTGCGAGTTTATTCAACGTGAATTACAAAAAATAGGAGTAGCTACCAAAGTAGATGTGATTCCGCCTTCAACCTTGCGTCAAGGAAAAGCAAATGGAAAGTTGCCTATTTTTAGAGCAAGTTGGATTGCTGATTACCCTGATGCGGAAAACTATGTATCGCTATTTTACAGCAAAAATTTTACTCCTAATGGGCCTAACTATACACATTTTAAAAATGACTTTTTTGATACTTTGTATGAACAATCTATCAAAGAAGTAGCTATAAAAAGACGTTATAAGTTATACCAAAAAATGGATAGTATTATTATTGCTGAAGCACCAATTGTACCGTTATATTACGATGAGGTAATTCGCTTTACACAAAATAATGTTACCGGTTTAGGAATTAATCCGATTGATTTGTTAAACCTAAAAAGAGTACAGAAAAACTAA
- a CDS encoding DUF4442 domain-containing protein, which translates to MYATISNFLKRFFKQSTIFKYGFNISPMYRRSTGKINYVSEDLLKAQVKIPITYKNKNYVGSIFGGSLFSATDPIFMIQLINILGDTYVVWDKAATILFKRPVKQDAYVDFIFSEDEIKQIKKQVKNEQEINLIKDIKITNQDKTVVFAEVSKTIYIADKTYYKNKRKKK; encoded by the coding sequence ATGTACGCAACAATTTCTAATTTTTTAAAAAGGTTTTTTAAACAAAGTACTATTTTTAAGTATGGATTCAATATTTCTCCCATGTATAGAAGATCTACTGGGAAAATAAATTATGTTTCTGAAGATTTGTTAAAAGCGCAAGTAAAAATTCCTATTACTTATAAGAATAAGAATTACGTAGGATCTATTTTTGGAGGGAGCTTATTTTCTGCAACCGATCCTATTTTTATGATTCAGTTAATAAATATTCTTGGAGATACTTATGTAGTTTGGGATAAAGCTGCAACAATATTATTTAAAAGACCTGTAAAGCAAGATGCTTATGTAGATTTTATTTTTTCTGAAGATGAAATAAAACAAATAAAAAAGCAGGTTAAAAATGAACAGGAAATCAATTTAATAAAAGATATTAAAATAACGAACCAAGATAAAACTGTTGTTTTTGCAGAAGTTTCTAAAACCATATACATTGCAGATAAAACCTACTATAAAAATAAACGTAAAAAGAAATAA
- a CDS encoding antibiotic biosynthesis monooxygenase family protein has product MIVDNLKPPYYAVIFTTTLSDDTEGYYEMAEKMDNLAKEQDGYLGVESTRSNVGITVSYWESLDAIVKWRNNVEHTEARNKGRERWYKKYQLRICKVEREYGFEKG; this is encoded by the coding sequence ATGATAGTAGATAATTTAAAACCTCCATATTACGCAGTAATTTTCACGACAACTCTTTCAGATGATACAGAAGGATATTATGAGATGGCTGAAAAAATGGACAATTTAGCTAAAGAACAAGATGGGTATTTAGGTGTTGAGTCGACAAGGAGCAATGTAGGCATTACGGTTTCTTATTGGGAAAGTTTGGATGCTATTGTAAAATGGAGAAATAATGTAGAGCATACTGAAGCTAGAAATAAAGGAAGAGAAAGGTGGTATAAAAAATATCAACTACGTATATGTAAAGTAGAACGAGAGTATGGTTTTGAAAAAGGATAG
- a CDS encoding GNAT family N-acetyltransferase: MIFETKRLLIRKLQVVDIEPFYELESNPKVLQYATGEPKDLEESKEDLEQLIARYTNKENDFWIYAIERKSDNNFVGTVALVKDEEGNDEIGYRFIERYWGNGFATELCEGLIQYCKSIGMKKLIGCVVDENVASAKILERFNFVAVEKFISDDIGLPETKYELIL, from the coding sequence ATGATTTTTGAAACGAAAAGATTACTTATTCGAAAGCTTCAAGTTGTTGATATAGAACCTTTTTATGAGCTAGAAAGCAATCCGAAAGTATTGCAATACGCCACTGGGGAACCTAAAGATTTAGAAGAAAGTAAAGAGGATTTAGAACAGCTTATAGCACGATACACTAATAAAGAAAATGATTTTTGGATATATGCCATAGAACGTAAGTCAGACAATAATTTTGTAGGCACGGTTGCTTTGGTAAAAGATGAAGAAGGAAATGATGAAATAGGATATCGGTTTATAGAACGATACTGGGGAAATGGTTTTGCAACTGAACTTTGTGAAGGATTAATACAGTACTGTAAATCTATTGGAATGAAAAAACTTATAGGGTGTGTGGTGGATGAAAATGTTGCTTCCGCTAAAATATTAGAACGATTCAACTTTGTTGCGGTAGAGAAATTTATAAGTGATGATATTGGTCTACCAGAAACAAAATATGAACTAATTTTATGA
- the mtaB gene encoding tRNA (N(6)-L-threonylcarbamoyladenosine(37)-C(2))-methylthiotransferase MtaB, producing the protein MNVDKKVAFYTLGCKLNFSETSTIARNFVNEGFERVEFEEEADIYVINTCSVTDNADKRFKSIVKSALKKNEEAFVIGVGCYAQLKPEELAAVDGVDLVLGATEKFNVTSYINDLTKNDIGEVHSCEIEDADFYVGSYSIGDRTRAFLKVQDGCDYKCTYCTIPLARGISRSDTLENVLKNAKEISEKGIKEIVLTGVNIGDYGKGEFGNKKHEHTFLELVQALDKVEGINRLRISSIEPNLLKDETIDFVSNSNTFVPHFHIPLQSGSDTLLKKMKRRYLRKVYTDRVAKIKEVMPNACIGVDVIVGFPGETDELFLETYNYLADLDISYLHVFTYSERPNTEANEMDGVVPKKTRAKRSKMLRGLSVKKRRAFYESQLSNTLTVLFESENKEGYIHGFTENYVKVKAPWNPELVNTLHTVTLTKIDEDGLVRFDFVDTEVIA; encoded by the coding sequence ATGAATGTAGATAAGAAAGTAGCTTTTTACACCTTAGGTTGTAAATTAAATTTTTCAGAAACCTCAACCATTGCCAGAAACTTTGTTAATGAAGGGTTTGAGCGTGTTGAGTTTGAAGAGGAAGCAGATATATATGTAATTAATACTTGTTCGGTAACAGACAATGCTGATAAGCGCTTTAAAAGCATTGTAAAATCTGCCTTAAAGAAAAATGAAGAGGCTTTTGTTATTGGTGTAGGATGTTATGCGCAATTAAAACCTGAAGAATTAGCTGCTGTTGATGGTGTAGATTTAGTATTGGGTGCTACGGAAAAGTTTAATGTAACTAGCTATATTAACGACTTAACCAAAAATGACATTGGTGAAGTACATTCTTGTGAAATTGAAGATGCCGATTTTTATGTAGGTTCGTATTCTATTGGAGATCGTACCCGTGCTTTCTTAAAAGTGCAAGATGGTTGTGACTACAAATGTACTTACTGTACGATACCGTTAGCACGTGGAATTTCTCGAAGTGATACGTTAGAAAACGTATTGAAAAATGCCAAAGAAATTTCTGAAAAAGGGATTAAAGAAATTGTTTTAACAGGAGTAAATATTGGTGACTACGGAAAAGGTGAATTCGGTAATAAAAAACACGAACATACCTTTTTAGAGTTGGTACAAGCTCTTGATAAAGTAGAAGGAATTAACCGTTTACGAATCTCTTCAATTGAACCTAACTTATTAAAAGATGAAACAATTGATTTTGTTTCCAACTCAAATACGTTTGTTCCTCATTTTCACATTCCTCTACAATCAGGAAGTGACACACTTTTAAAGAAAATGAAGCGTCGCTATTTACGTAAAGTATATACTGATAGAGTTGCAAAAATTAAGGAAGTAATGCCTAACGCTTGTATTGGTGTAGATGTTATTGTTGGGTTCCCTGGTGAAACAGATGAATTGTTTTTAGAAACCTATAACTATTTAGCTGATTTAGATATTTCTTACTTACACGTTTTCACGTATTCTGAAAGACCAAATACTGAAGCTAACGAAATGGATGGTGTGGTTCCAAAGAAAACACGTGCAAAACGAAGTAAAATGCTGCGTGGATTATCTGTTAAAAAACGTAGAGCTTTTTATGAAAGTCAGTTAAGTAACACGTTAACTGTTTTATTTGAAAGTGAGAACAAAGAAGGGTATATCCACGGGTTTACAGAAAACTATGTAAAGGTTAAAGCTCCTTGGAATCCTGAATTAGTGAATACATTACATACAGTTACGTTAACAAAAATTGATGAAGATGGTTTAGTTCGTTTTGATTTTGTAGATACTGAAGTTATTGCTTAA
- a CDS encoding DUF6438 domain-containing protein, with translation MKYLLYSFLALGISCGIPKKGSETKLTEPTEKVIIAKEEATKPMASQNQLIVVLKNAKSIDDVKSLIKNSGLTWSKMAYETGASKIGIVEVPEGKRDFWIDKLQESGEFRLIDANTDEKLTNIISEEKNNLLRITKTQCFGDCPVYTVSIDKEGNVVYNGVEYVLVKGIQKFTLSEKQLQELNEKLTKKDFKNFKDAYNNPRIPDLSSTYIVHDGKQILIRLWKDIPDELIDIHEYIDGILLDKKFIE, from the coding sequence ATGAAGTATTTATTATACTCTTTTTTAGCCTTAGGAATCTCTTGTGGTATTCCTAAAAAAGGTTCTGAAACCAAATTAACAGAGCCAACTGAAAAAGTAATAATTGCTAAAGAAGAAGCTACTAAACCTATGGCTTCTCAAAATCAACTGATTGTTGTTCTTAAAAACGCTAAAAGTATTGATGATGTAAAATCACTTATAAAAAATAGCGGTTTAACTTGGAGTAAAATGGCTTATGAAACAGGTGCTTCAAAAATAGGTATTGTTGAAGTTCCAGAAGGGAAACGTGATTTTTGGATTGATAAATTACAAGAAAGTGGTGAGTTCAGATTGATTGATGCCAACACCGATGAAAAATTAACTAACATTATTTCCGAAGAAAAAAACAATCTTTTAAGAATTACTAAAACTCAATGTTTTGGTGACTGTCCAGTATATACTGTTTCCATTGATAAAGAAGGAAACGTTGTTTACAACGGAGTAGAATATGTACTTGTAAAAGGTATTCAGAAATTTACGCTTTCTGAAAAACAACTACAGGAGTTAAACGAAAAACTTACTAAAAAGGATTTTAAAAATTTTAAAGACGCTTATAACAATCCTAGAATACCTGATTTATCTAGCACTTACATAGTTCATGATGGAAAACAAATTTTAATTCGTTTATGGAAAGATATTCCTGATGAACTTATTGATATACATGAATATATAGATGGTATTTTATTAGACAAAAAGTTTATTGAATAA
- a CDS encoding alpha/beta hydrolase, translating into MPKTHLYFVPGLAANTKIFERISLPEEHFELHFLDWMLPTSIDESIEEYAERLCAKIQHKNPILIGVSFGGIIVQEMSKIIDCKKIIIISSVKNNKEFPKRFKLVQVTKAYKLFPSKVISNIESYERYFFNDYLKKRAELYKIYLSIRDKKYLQWAIYNVLHWKQEKSIPGIVHIHGKKDEVFPIKYIKNAIEVENGTHVMILTKSKTISEILKKECFLMD; encoded by the coding sequence ATGCCTAAAACTCACTTATATTTTGTTCCTGGTTTAGCTGCCAATACCAAAATATTTGAGCGTATTTCTTTACCAGAAGAACATTTTGAATTACACTTTTTAGATTGGATGCTTCCAACATCTATCGATGAAAGTATTGAAGAATATGCCGAACGATTATGTGCTAAAATCCAACATAAAAACCCTATCTTAATTGGGGTCTCTTTTGGGGGAATTATCGTACAAGAGATGAGTAAAATTATTGATTGTAAAAAAATAATTATAATTTCTAGCGTTAAAAACAATAAAGAGTTTCCCAAACGTTTTAAATTAGTACAAGTAACAAAAGCCTATAAACTTTTCCCTTCAAAAGTTATTTCAAATATTGAAAGTTACGAACGCTACTTTTTTAATGATTATTTAAAAAAACGAGCTGAGCTATATAAAATATATTTATCCATAAGAGATAAAAAGTATTTGCAATGGGCTATATACAACGTATTACATTGGAAGCAAGAAAAATCAATTCCTGGAATAGTACATATTCATGGAAAAAAAGACGAGGTTTTTCCTATAAAGTATATCAAAAACGCAATTGAAGTTGAAAATGGTACACATGTGATGATACTGACCAAGTCAAAAACTATTTCTGAAATATTAAAAAAGGAATGTTTTTTGATGGATTAA
- a CDS encoding lytic transglycosylase domain-containing protein, whose product MNKSIRFLSILTIVFVGILFTNTISKSNEPTIKNVAESYEVKALKLPNDLNLAGERVPIEKPDIKERMDRELLVNTYWQSNGLLLIKRANKYFPILEPLLEKYGLPDDFKFLALAESGFIDETSHVGAAGMWHFMKQTGREYGLEINSNVDERYHIEKSTKVAAEYLKKSKERFGSWTLAAAAYNAGNYGISKRLDAQGVTSYYDALLPDETERYVFRILALKEIISNPEKYGFTFDKEDLYTLPETYTVKVDTAITDIALFAKKFGTTYKDLKLHNSWLRENKLNNKSRKLYEIKIPVQ is encoded by the coding sequence ATGAACAAATCAATCCGTTTCTTATCTATCTTAACTATAGTATTTGTTGGAATTTTATTTACCAATACTATAAGTAAATCAAACGAACCTACCATTAAAAATGTGGCAGAAAGCTATGAGGTTAAGGCTTTAAAACTACCTAACGATTTAAATTTAGCTGGAGAACGAGTTCCTATTGAAAAACCCGACATTAAAGAACGAATGGATCGCGAGCTTTTAGTAAACACCTATTGGCAGTCTAATGGATTGTTATTAATAAAACGTGCTAATAAATACTTTCCTATTTTAGAACCTCTACTAGAAAAATATGGCTTACCTGACGATTTTAAGTTTTTAGCCTTGGCTGAAAGTGGATTTATTGATGAAACATCACATGTAGGAGCTGCTGGTATGTGGCATTTTATGAAACAAACAGGAAGAGAATATGGATTAGAAATTAATAGTAATGTTGATGAACGTTACCATATTGAAAAATCTACTAAAGTAGCTGCTGAATATTTAAAGAAATCAAAAGAGCGTTTCGGTTCTTGGACACTTGCGGCAGCAGCTTACAATGCAGGCAACTACGGTATTTCAAAAAGATTAGATGCTCAAGGTGTAACCAGTTATTATGATGCTTTATTACCTGATGAGACTGAACGATATGTATTCAGAATTTTAGCCTTAAAAGAAATCATCTCAAATCCAGAAAAATACGGTTTCACATTCGATAAAGAAGATTTGTACACGTTACCTGAAACTTACACTGTAAAAGTAGATACAGCCATTACTGATATTGCTTTGTTTGCTAAAAAGTTTGGTACTACCTATAAAGATTTAAAACTACACAACTCTTGGTTGAGAGAAAACAAATTAAATAATAAGAGTAGAAAATTATACGAAATTAAAATTCCTGTTCAGTAA
- the folE gene encoding GTP cyclohydrolase I FolE — protein sequence MFEVNNNKMNDDSIDEIGENHIGTSAKTPLRADAFDISDKEKIEKIQESVREILETLGMDLTDDSMQGTPKRVAKAFVNELFMGLNPENKPEPSTFDNTYKYGEMLVEKNIIVYSTCEHHLLPIIGRAHVAYISNGKVIGLSKMNRIVEYYAKRPQVQERLTMQVVQAMQEALGTQDVACVIDAKHLCVNSRGIKDIESSTVTAEFGGAFKNKETKREFLDYIKLNTDFQ from the coding sequence ATGTTTGAAGTGAACAACAACAAAATGAATGACGATAGCATAGATGAAATAGGAGAGAACCACATTGGTACATCGGCTAAAACGCCTTTACGTGCAGATGCTTTCGATATTTCTGACAAGGAAAAAATTGAAAAAATTCAAGAGAGCGTTAGAGAAATTCTTGAAACCTTAGGAATGGATTTAACAGACGATAGTATGCAAGGTACTCCTAAAAGAGTAGCTAAAGCTTTCGTGAATGAGTTGTTTATGGGATTAAATCCTGAAAACAAACCAGAGCCTTCTACATTTGACAATACGTACAAGTACGGTGAAATGTTAGTTGAAAAAAACATTATTGTATATTCAACATGTGAGCATCATTTATTACCAATTATTGGTAGAGCACATGTGGCGTATATTTCAAATGGTAAAGTAATCGGTTTATCTAAGATGAATCGTATTGTAGAGTATTATGCTAAGCGTCCGCAAGTACAAGAGCGTTTAACAATGCAAGTAGTACAAGCAATGCAAGAAGCATTAGGAACGCAAGATGTTGCCTGTGTTATAGATGCTAAACATTTATGTGTTAACTCACGTGGTATTAAAGATATTGAAAGTAGTACAGTAACTGCTGAGTTTGGTGGAGCATTTAAAAACAAAGAAACCAAGCGTGAATTCTTAGATTACATAAAATTAAACACCGATTTTCAATAG
- the hisS gene encoding histidine--tRNA ligase, with product MKPGIPKGTRDFSSTEVAKRNYIFNTIKHSFENFGFQPIETPSFENSSTLMGKYGEEGDRLIFKILNSGDYLSKVKTDFNSFEFFQSTLKGILKKVVKRVRVIKENGEVWKLTTEESKKEDIKRYLSDSLNETTTSFNNNKLFKNLKNDFKNFFKEKNEVLAIIIIDDIEKGIKSNVFFDSNIFDFYIKKVINKDTSLISDKALRYDLTVPFARYVVQHQNEITFPFKRYQIQPVWRADRPQKGRFREFYQCDADVVGSTSLWQEVEFVQLYDTVFSKLGLNGTTIKINNRKILSGIAEVIGASDKLIDFTVALDKLDKIGKDGVVKEMLEKGISAEAIEKVDPLFNFSGSNQDKLASLEAMLQESEEGLQGVADVRTVVDNVESIGLDSASLELDVTLARGLNYYTGAIYEVAAPEGVKMGSIGGGGRYDDLTGIFGLKDVSGVGISFGLDRIYLVMEELGLFEAVELPKPKVLFLNFDENESLDKIKAIKTLRQNNIKSEMYPDVASSNNQQKKQWKYATNREIEFVVTTVENGTLVVKNMSTGEQTTCSLDELINKVQ from the coding sequence ATGAAACCAGGAATCCCAAAAGGAACAAGAGATTTTTCATCAACAGAAGTAGCAAAGAGAAACTATATTTTTAATACGATAAAACATTCGTTTGAAAATTTCGGATTTCAACCTATTGAAACGCCAAGTTTTGAAAACTCTTCTACATTAATGGGGAAGTATGGAGAAGAAGGGGATAGATTGATTTTTAAAATCTTGAATTCTGGTGATTATTTAAGTAAGGTAAAAACAGACTTTAATAGTTTTGAATTTTTTCAAAGTACTTTAAAAGGAATTCTAAAGAAAGTCGTTAAACGTGTAAGAGTAATAAAAGAGAATGGTGAAGTATGGAAATTAACAACTGAAGAGAGTAAAAAAGAGGATATTAAAAGATATTTGTCAGATTCTTTAAATGAAACTACTACAAGTTTTAACAATAATAAACTTTTTAAGAATCTCAAGAATGATTTTAAAAACTTTTTTAAAGAAAAAAATGAAGTTTTAGCAATAATAATAATTGATGATATAGAAAAAGGAATTAAAAGCAATGTTTTCTTTGACTCAAATATTTTTGATTTTTATATTAAGAAAGTTATAAATAAGGATACAAGTTTAATTTCTGATAAAGCCTTACGTTACGACTTAACAGTACCGTTTGCACGTTACGTAGTACAACACCAAAACGAAATTACGTTTCCGTTTAAACGTTACCAAATTCAACCAGTTTGGAGAGCAGATAGACCTCAAAAAGGACGTTTCCGTGAGTTTTATCAATGTGATGCCGATGTGGTAGGAAGTACTTCATTATGGCAAGAAGTTGAATTCGTTCAATTATATGATACAGTTTTTAGTAAGTTAGGATTAAATGGTACGACTATCAAAATCAATAACCGAAAAATCTTGTCTGGAATTGCTGAGGTAATTGGAGCATCAGACAAACTGATTGATTTTACAGTTGCTTTAGATAAGTTAGATAAAATAGGAAAAGACGGTGTGGTTAAGGAGATGTTGGAGAAAGGAATTTCTGCTGAAGCCATTGAAAAAGTTGATCCGTTATTTAACTTTTCAGGAAGTAATCAAGATAAGTTAGCTTCTTTAGAGGCTATGTTACAAGAATCGGAAGAAGGATTACAAGGTGTAGCTGATGTAAGAACTGTGGTTGATAATGTAGAAAGCATCGGGCTAGATTCAGCTAGTTTAGAATTAGATGTAACCTTAGCTAGAGGATTGAACTATTATACAGGAGCTATTTATGAAGTAGCCGCTCCAGAAGGTGTAAAAATGGGTTCTATCGGAGGTGGAGGTCGTTATGACGACTTGACAGGTATTTTCGGTTTAAAAGATGTTTCTGGAGTAGGAATATCTTTCGGGTTGGATAGAATTTACTTGGTGATGGAAGAATTAGGACTGTTTGAAGCAGTAGAATTACCAAAACCTAAAGTATTGTTCTTAAACTTTGACGAAAACGAGAGTTTAGATAAAATAAAAGCCATAAAAACATTAAGACAAAATAATATCAAGTCAGAAATGTATCCAGATGTGGCAAGCAGTAACAATCAGCAAAAGAAGCAATGGAAATACGCTACAAATAGAGAAATTGAGTTTGTAGTGACAACCGTTGAAAATGGTACGCTTGTTGTTAAAAATATGTCGACAGGAGAGCAAACTACTTGTTCTTTAGACGAATTGATAAATAAAGTGCAGTAA